Proteins from a genomic interval of Streptomyces sp. SID8374:
- a CDS encoding ABC transporter permease, whose product MTAISAPEVPTNPLAKLGWILADSWTLTLRGLSHWARNPTQILAGLAFPILMVLLFGGIFGSGMQVEGGGDYMEYLMPGMFVMSMAFGIGETMAGVTADASKGVTDRFRSMPMSAGSVVLGQAIVNMLYSSVVLVILMGCGAIVGWSWHDGFAPALGGFALLLLLRFALLWVGIYLGLVISSPEAASAVYTLLFPLGIVANTFASPEMMPGWLGTIAEWNPLSSTAHATRELFGNPGVGGTSWIAENAMLMSFVWPLLIFLVFFPLAVRKYRALSR is encoded by the coding sequence GTGACCGCGATCAGCGCCCCCGAGGTGCCGACCAACCCGCTCGCCAAGCTGGGCTGGATCCTCGCCGACTCCTGGACCCTCACTCTCCGCGGGCTCTCCCACTGGGCCCGCAACCCCACCCAGATCCTCGCCGGACTCGCCTTCCCGATCCTGATGGTGCTGCTCTTCGGCGGCATCTTCGGCAGCGGGATGCAGGTCGAGGGCGGCGGGGACTACATGGAGTACCTGATGCCCGGCATGTTCGTCATGTCGATGGCCTTCGGCATCGGCGAGACCATGGCCGGCGTCACCGCCGATGCGTCCAAGGGCGTCACGGACCGCTTCCGCTCCATGCCCATGTCCGCCGGATCGGTCGTCCTCGGCCAGGCCATCGTGAACATGCTGTACAGCAGCGTGGTCCTCGTCATCCTCATGGGGTGCGGCGCCATCGTCGGCTGGAGCTGGCACGACGGCTTCGCCCCGGCGCTCGGCGGCTTCGCCCTGCTGCTTCTGCTCCGGTTCGCGCTGCTCTGGGTCGGCATCTACCTCGGCCTCGTGATCAGCTCCCCGGAGGCGGCCTCCGCCGTTTACACGCTGCTGTTCCCGCTCGGCATCGTCGCAAACACCTTCGCCTCGCCGGAGATGATGCCGGGCTGGCTCGGCACGATCGCCGAGTGGAACCCACTCTCCTCCACCGCCCACGCCACCCGGGAACTCTTCGGCAACCCGGGCGTCGGGGGCACCTCATGGATCGCCGAGAACGCCATGCTCATGTCGTTCGTCTGGCCGCTCCTGATCTTCCTGGTGTTCTTCCCCCTCGCCGTCCGCAAGTACCGCGCCCTGAGCCGGTAG
- a CDS encoding ATP-binding cassette domain-containing protein — translation MADADLAIQTEALKKKYRDKEALSGFDLEVPKGVVYGLLGPNGAGKTTAVRVLSTLLKADGGTARVAGYDVATQAAQVRQRIGLLGQHAAVDEDLSGRQNLVMFGRLYHIGKRNAQLRADELLERFGLTEAGNKPAKQYSGGMRRRLDLAASLILAPGVLFLDEPTTGLDPRGRNDVWESVRGLAADGRTVLLTTQYLEEADQLADMISLIDGGRVVQTGTPDQLKNMLGGDRIEVVVRRPHDLDAAGRIIGSLLGTDPATDADNRRVGAVVKDRVAALTAVARALDENSIEAEDIALRRPTLDEVFLSLTGNGAASYAEQRNKEVIPS, via the coding sequence ATGGCTGACGCCGATCTGGCGATCCAGACCGAGGCTCTGAAGAAGAAATACCGCGACAAGGAGGCCCTCTCCGGATTCGACTTAGAGGTACCGAAGGGCGTGGTCTACGGCCTGCTCGGCCCCAACGGCGCCGGCAAGACCACTGCGGTCCGCGTGCTGTCCACCCTGCTGAAGGCCGACGGCGGGACGGCCCGTGTCGCCGGCTACGACGTCGCCACCCAGGCCGCCCAGGTCCGGCAGCGGATCGGCCTCCTAGGCCAGCACGCCGCCGTCGACGAGGACCTGAGCGGCCGCCAGAACCTGGTGATGTTCGGCCGCCTCTACCACATCGGCAAGCGCAACGCGCAGCTCCGCGCGGACGAGCTGCTGGAGCGCTTCGGCCTCACCGAAGCCGGGAACAAGCCGGCCAAGCAGTACTCCGGCGGCATGCGGCGCCGCCTCGACCTCGCCGCCAGCCTCATCCTCGCCCCCGGCGTCCTGTTCCTCGACGAGCCGACCACCGGCCTCGACCCCCGGGGACGCAACGACGTCTGGGAGTCCGTCCGCGGCCTCGCCGCCGACGGGCGCACCGTCCTGCTCACCACGCAGTACCTCGAAGAGGCCGACCAGCTCGCCGACATGATCTCCCTGATCGACGGCGGCAGGGTCGTCCAGACCGGCACCCCCGACCAGCTGAAGAACATGCTCGGCGGCGACCGGATCGAGGTCGTGGTCCGCAGGCCGCACGACCTCGACGCCGCCGGCCGGATCATCGGCTCGCTCCTCGGCACCGACCCCGCCACGGACGCGGACAACCGCCGCGTCGGCGCCGTCGTCAAGGACCGGGTCGCCGCCCTCACCGCGGTCGCCCGTGCCCTCGACGAGAACAGCATCGAGGCGGAGGACATCGCCCTGCGCCGCCCGACCCTCGACGAGGTCTTCCTCAGCCTGACCGGCAACGGGGCGGCCTCCTATGCCGAGCAGCGCAACAAGGAGGTCATCCCCTCGTGA